In Candidatus Sysuiplasma jiujiangense, the following proteins share a genomic window:
- the polX gene encoding DNA polymerase/3'-5' exonuclease PolX, translating into MDPANEPVADLLNEIANILEITGTDRFRPLAYRKAARTVEALPKPVSDYISEGRLSDLSGIGEAIAAKITEFVRNGKLEYLENLRKGIPSGLLEMLKLQDVGPKTVARLFAELKITSIDELQKACEEHRVRVLKGFGERTEEKLLQSISFYRGSSGRFLLSEADAIAVRVIEQMKPFAGRISAAGSLRRRKETVGDLDIIISSDRPQRVMDALISLPEVKTVLASGETKSSVTLENGIQVDLRVVDDSSYGAALLYFTGSKDHNVILRTISIERNYKLNEYALFSRSGDSVVAGRTEEEVYAALGLDFIPPELREARGEIEAAASHRLPELVRQSDIRGDLHCHTDWSDGSSSLEEMAGAAQKMGYEYIGITDHSRSVKVANGLSDERMDAQIRRIEKLNESGKFRIRVLCGSEVDILPDGRLDYESDILSRLDYAIGSIHSRFNMEQKEMTERILTAFSNEHLTVFGHPTAREIGRREQIAFSKDRVFSAAKECSVYLEINGSPERLDLNDALIIEASKYGCKFAASTDSHHTSSLSNMQYSLSMARRGWLEAGSIINTTGISGIMKKLRRS; encoded by the coding sequence ATGGATCCCGCCAACGAACCGGTTGCCGACCTGCTCAACGAAATAGCCAACATCCTTGAAATCACGGGCACTGACAGATTCAGACCGCTCGCGTACAGGAAGGCCGCAAGGACCGTGGAGGCGCTCCCGAAGCCTGTTTCAGACTACATCTCCGAGGGCAGGCTTTCTGATTTGAGCGGTATCGGCGAGGCTATAGCTGCAAAGATTACGGAGTTCGTCAGAAACGGGAAACTGGAATATCTTGAGAATCTGCGGAAGGGGATACCTTCCGGGCTGCTCGAAATGCTGAAACTGCAGGATGTCGGTCCCAAGACTGTCGCGAGACTCTTCGCGGAGCTGAAAATAACATCCATTGATGAACTCCAGAAGGCGTGCGAAGAGCACAGGGTAAGGGTTCTGAAGGGTTTCGGGGAACGGACCGAGGAAAAGCTGCTGCAGAGCATTTCATTCTACCGCGGGAGCAGCGGACGTTTCCTTCTTTCGGAAGCGGATGCAATCGCAGTCAGGGTGATCGAACAAATGAAACCGTTTGCCGGACGGATATCTGCCGCCGGCTCGCTCCGGAGGCGGAAAGAGACAGTCGGAGACCTGGATATTATAATATCATCTGACAGGCCGCAGAGGGTGATGGATGCGCTGATCTCCCTGCCGGAGGTGAAAACAGTACTGGCCAGCGGTGAAACAAAGTCAAGCGTTACACTGGAGAACGGCATTCAGGTGGACCTGCGGGTTGTCGACGACAGCAGCTATGGTGCTGCCCTGCTGTATTTCACCGGCTCAAAGGATCACAATGTAATACTCAGGACAATATCCATCGAACGCAATTACAAACTCAATGAATACGCGCTGTTCAGCAGGAGCGGCGATTCTGTGGTGGCGGGAAGGACTGAGGAGGAGGTTTATGCCGCGCTTGGTCTCGACTTCATTCCTCCTGAACTGCGTGAGGCAAGGGGAGAGATAGAGGCAGCCGCGTCGCACCGTCTGCCAGAACTCGTCCGGCAGTCGGATATCCGGGGCGATCTGCACTGCCACACAGACTGGAGCGATGGCAGCAGTTCCCTGGAGGAAATGGCAGGCGCGGCCCAGAAAATGGGTTATGAGTACATCGGCATAACAGATCATTCACGTAGCGTCAAAGTCGCAAACGGCCTCTCCGACGAGAGGATGGATGCGCAGATAAGAAGAATTGAAAAACTCAATGAATCGGGTAAATTTCGCATCCGCGTCCTGTGCGGAAGCGAGGTTGACATACTGCCTGACGGAAGGCTTGACTATGAAAGCGATATACTTTCAAGGCTTGATTATGCCATTGGTTCAATACACTCCAGATTCAACATGGAGCAGAAGGAAATGACAGAAAGGATACTGACCGCCTTCTCCAACGAACATCTCACTGTCTTCGGGCATCCGACGGCGAGGGAAATAGGACGGCGGGAACAGATCGCCTTCAGCAAGGACAGGGTATTCAGCGCTGCGAAGGAGTGCAGCGTATATCTGGAAATCAACGGCTCGCCTGAAAGACTCGATCTGAACGATGCACTCATCATTGAAGCGTCAAAGTACGGCTGCAAATTTGCAGCCAGCACGGATTCGCATCACACCTCATCACTTTCCAACATGCAGTATTCCCTTTCGATGGCAAGGCGCGGCTGGCTTGAGGCGGGAAGCATAATCAATACAACCGGTATTTCGGGCATCATGAAGAAACTCCGCAGGAGCTGA
- a CDS encoding SelT/SelW/SelH family protein — translation MTIKYCQPCGFMPKALDLAKDVLQAYGMEQNKKLSVNLQPGDKGIFDILVEDRLIFSKEKAGRYPDPREIVEEIRKELH, via the coding sequence ATTACCATAAAGTACTGCCAGCCTTGCGGTTTCATGCCGAAGGCACTGGACCTCGCGAAGGATGTGCTTCAGGCATACGGCATGGAGCAGAACAAGAAGCTTAGCGTAAACCTGCAGCCGGGTGACAAGGGCATATTCGATATACTGGTTGAGGACAGGCTGATTTTTTCCAAGGAAAAGGCGGGCAGATATCCCGATCCGCGGGAGATAGTGGAAGAAATAAGGAAAGAACTGCACTGA